GTAATTTCTTTATATCAAGAAGGGATTAAGAATGTAGTTGCATCTTTAGGAACTTCTTTAACACAAGGACAGGCTAATCTAATAAAAAGATACTCTAATAACATAATCATTGCCTATGATGGTGATGTTGCAGGACAAAAAGCTACTTTGAGAGGAATGGATGTTTTAGATGAAGCAGGATGTAATGTGAGCGTTATAAATTTTCCTAAAGGCATGGACCCAGATGATTATATAAAAAAGATGGGACACAAAAAATTTTATGACCTTATAAACACTGCTTTGCCTTTGATTGATTACAAACTTTCTGTAATTCAATCAAGGTACAACCTGGATACTGTTCAGGGTAGAAGTGAATATGCTGCAGATGCGGCAAATTTGATAAATAATATCAAAAGTTCAATTAAAAAAGACGCATATATTAAAAAAATCCAACAGCAGACAGGAATATCGTCTACAGCTATATATGATTATATTAATAGAAGCAATAAAAAGAATATAATTGGCAATAATAGGTATAATAAGAATGGAAACCAAAAAGATGTATTTGTATCAGCTAATTTACTGGCAGAAAAAGGTATTTTAAAAGCCATAATTGAAGACATGGATTCATTCCGATATGTGTCCAACATATTAGATTATGAACAGTTTTCGGATGAAAATAACCGGATTATTGCCGAATATATTTATAAGCGATATAGGTCTAATGAAAAAGTGGTGCCTTCTGTTATGATATCAGACTTAGCTGATAATGTTTCAAGCGATTTTATTACATCGATTATTGAAATGGATACAACACAATTTACAGATAAAATAAAATTTATCGATGACTGTATAAAAAGGGTAATAGAATATGATACAAATAATGAAATAAGAAAAATTCAGGAACAAATCAGGCTTTTGGAAAAACAAAAAGGAGATGTTGATAAAATAGAAATCTTGTTAAATCGACTTATGACATTAAAACAACATCAAATAGATTGCCGTCGCTTGGAAGGAGGGAAAAGTATTGAATAATAAAGAACTATATAAAAAGAGCATAAAAAAATTGATAGAGCTTGGTAAAAGCAAAGGTAGTCTAACTTATGATGAAATAATGGATGCACTCGAGGATATTGAGTTAGAACCTGAACAGATAGAAAAGATATATGAGACATTAGAATCTATGGATATAAAGATGGAAAGTGAACAGGAATATGAAGATAGGAAAGAGGAAGATGACAATATTGAATTAAATGTACCTGAAGGTGTAAATATAGATGATCCTGTTCGTATGTATTTAAAAGAGATTGGGAAAGTACCCTTATTAACACCCGAAGAAGAGGTAGAGCTAGCTAAAAGAATGGAGAATGGGGAAGAATATGCAAAAAGGAAACTAGCAGAAGCAAATTTAAGATTAGTGGTGAGCATTGCTAAACGCTATGTAGGAAGAGGTATGCTATTTCTGGATTTAATACAGGAAGGCAATCTTGGTTTGATAAAAGCGGTTGAAAAATTTGATTATAGGAAAGGATATAAATTTAGCACATATGCAACTTGGTGGATAAGACAAGCTATAACCCGTGCTATAGCAGATCAAGCTAGGACTATCAGAATTCCTGTTCATATGGTAGAGACTATCAATAAATTAATAAGAGTACAAAGACAATTATTGCAGGAATATGGAAGAGAGCCTACACCTGAAGAGATAGCCGTTGAAATGGATTTGCCGGTGGAAAAAGTGCGTGAAATAAAGAAAATAGCACAAGAGCCTGTATCATTAGAGACGCCTATTGGTGAAGAGGAAGACAGTCATCTGGGTGATTTTATTCCTGATGATGATGCTCCAGCCCCGGCTGAAGCTGCAGCCTTCACGTTGCTCAAGGAACAATTGATAGATGTATTAGATACTCTATCTGAACGTGAGGAGAAAGTTTTAAGATTGAGATTCGGGCTGGATGATGGCAGAGCAAGGACATTAGAGGAAGTAGGAAAAGAATTTAACGTCACTAGAGAAAGAATAAGGCAGATTGAAGCGAAAGCGCTGAGAAAGTTGAGGCATCCGAGTAGAAGTAAAAAACTTAAGGATTATCTTGATTAAAAAGCGATTCAGATAGTAGAATCGCTTTTTTTACTTTTAAAACAATGATAAGGATGTATATCAAGAAAGTTCGATGGAAAACCATTATTGAAACCCATATAGGAGATAAATGGATTGTTAATGATATTTGCCTTTAAAAAACTTGTCGAATGGTAGTTGACTAAATAAAATTTTTAGATAATAATAACTAGTAGAACAAACAAATTAGTAATAGGTAGTAACACCAGCAATAAATAGGAGCTGTATGTGACATGAACAAAAGAAATTATCAAGTGATAAATGAAGTAGTAAAAGGGAGCGTTGCTGAACACACAGGGATAGAAAAAGGGGATGTGTTGAAGAGCATTAATGGGCGTCCCGTAATAGATGTTATCGATTATCAATACCAAATGTATGATGAGTATATTTCTTTAGAAGTAATAAAAAAAGCGACAAAAAAGTGTAAAACTTTGAATATAAATAAGGAAATAGACCAAGATCTTGGTCTGAAATTTTGCAATGAACTCATGGATGACACAATACAATGCAGGAATAAGTGCATTTTTTGTTTTGTGGATCAACTACCAAAGGGTTTAAGAAATACTCTTTATGTCAAAGATGACGATTGGAGACTTTCGTTTTTATTAGGAAATTACATTACTTTAACTAATATGGATTCTCGACAATTGGATAGAATATTAAATATGAGGATTAGTCCTTTATATATTTCAGTCCATTCTACAGACCAGGATTTAAGGAGTCGTATATTGAGAAATAAGAATGCGAGAAATATAAACTCTATGTTGAAAAAGATCAGTGATGCAGGAATTCAGTTCAATACACAGATTGTCCTTTGTGCGGGAATAAATGATAGAAAAAGCCTTGATAAAACAATTTTTGATTTAGCGGGGTTCTACCCTCAGTTGCGTTCCATTGCAGTGGTTCCTGTAGGGCTCACTAAGTATAGAGAAAATTTGACTGAACTGAGAGCATTCACTAAATCAGAATCGGAACAGACTATAGAACAAGTGGAAGAATGGCAATCCCGTTTCAGGGGGGAATTTGGTACTTCTTTAGTTTTTTTATCAGACGAATTTTATATAATGGCTCATAAAAAAGTGCCTGGGTATGAACACTATGAAGATTTTATACAGCTAGAGAATGGCGTTGGAATGCTGGCAAGGTTCAAGAGACAATTTGAATTAGCTGTTAAAAAATATAATAGTACTTTTAATAATGTAGACTCTGATAGAAAGATAAATATAGTAACTTCAGAAGCAGCAGTGGATTTTATTAAACATTTGATAAAAGATATAGAGAGTTATTTGAATATCAATGTAATCTCAATAAAAAATGAGTTTTTTGGAGATACAGTAAATGTAGCAGGTTTAATAACAGGCAGGGATTTGTTAAACCAGCTGCAAAAAAACAATATCCATGGTAATATTTTAATACCTGAAACAATGTTGAATGATGATGGTAGGTTTTTAGATGATCTGGATATAGATTATATCTCTGAAAGTTTGAATTCCAATGTAACGGCGATCCCGGTAGATGGAATGAAATTTTTAGAAAGTATTATTGGCACCGGCATCACAGACAAGGAGTGATTTATATGTCATTAGCTCACGTAGCCATAGTAGGAAGACCGAATGTAGGGAAATCCACTCTGTTTAATAGACTTGCTGGAGAAAATATTTCAATTGTTGATGATCAACCTGGAATAACTAGGGACAGGGTATATACAGAAATAGAATGGCTAAATAATTATTTTATGTTAATAGATACGGGGGGATTGGATTTTATCAAACAAGATGAAATAGTATCTAATATCAAGAGACAAGCAGAAATTGCTATACATGAAGCAGATGTTATACTATTCATAGTGGATGGGAAATCCGGTGTCACCTCTTTGGATCAAGAAATTGCATTAATGCTGCGAAAGACAAAAAAACCTGTAATATTAGTTTGTAATAAAGTCGATAATATTGAGATGGTTAGTTCTATTTATGAATTTTACAACCTAGGATTAGGGGAACCTATAGCTATATCTGCTGCCCATGGGTTAGGTATAGGAGATCTGTTAGATGAGATTATAAAGGACATACCAAGAGAATTAGATAGTAGCATAGATCAGGATTGCATAAAAATTGCTGTTGTTGGCAAACCCAATGCAGGAAAATCATCTTTGATAAACCATATATTAGGTGAAGAAAGACTGATTGTAACTGATATGCCGGGAACTACAAGGGATGCTATTGATACAAGATTTGAAACAGATGATAGAAAATATATATTTATAGATACAGCTGGGATCAGAAGAAAAAGCAGAGTTTTAGAAGATTTAGAAAGGTATAGTGTGGTAAGATCTTTTAGATCTATAAGAAGAGCAGATGTAGTTTTATTGGTTATAGATGCTGTTGAGGGCCCAACAGAGCAAGATGCCAAAATAATTGGTTATGCACACGAACAAGGCAAAGCTATAATAATAATAATAAACAAATGGGATTTGATAGAAAAAGATGACAAAACAGTTTATAATTATAAAGAGAGAGTATATAATACGTTATCTTTTGTTTATTATGCCCCTGTGCTATTTATATCAGCCAAAACAGGAAAAAGGACAGGTAGGATTTTAGAAAATGTCGATTTTGTTTTTAAACAGAACAGCCTAAGAGTTTCTACTGGGGTGTTAAATGAAATAATTAGCGAAGCAGTTGCTTTAGCAGAACCTCCTTCTGATAAAGGTAAAAAGTTAAAAATTTTCTATTCGACGCAAGTATCAATTAGACCTCCTACTTTTGCGTTATTTGTAAACAGTAAAGATCTTATGCATTTTTCATATATGCGGTATATCGAAAATCAGATAAGAAATAGCTTCGGGTTTGAAGGTACTCCCATTAGAATTCTGATCAGAGAAAAGAAAAAAGATAGATGATAAGGTGGGGTAAAATGAATTTTATTTTTTTATCGATTGTTGGCTATCTGGTGGGGAGCATATCCAACGCATATATAGTAGGCAAGATGTTTAAAAAAGTAGATATACGACAATATGGAAGTGGAAACGCAGGAGCAACCAACGTTACTAGGGTGATGGGTTTTTTACCTGGTTTTATAACTCTTTGTGCTGATATTGTTAAAGGTATGATTGCTGCGTATATAGGAGGTATGTTTGCAGGACCTCTAGGCGCTATAATATGCAGTACTTTTTCTATTATCGGTCATAATTGGCCTGTTTTTTTCGGATTTAGAGGTGGAAAAGGTGTAGCAACTTCTTTAGGCTGTCTTATTATAATAGATCCATTTATAACATTGATAGTGGTATGTATAGGGCTTTTAATAATGCTGATCACTAAATATGTTTCATTAGGTTCTATTGTTTCAGCTGCGTCTTACCCGGTTATTGCTTTGCTGCTTAAAAAGGATAATCTGTCAATAATATTTGCTTTTATCGTAGGACTTATGATTATTATAAAACATAGATCAAATATAAATAGGTTGATATCAGGTACTGAACCAAAAATTGGCGAAAAAAAAATATATTGATTATGAGAGGGAGATAAAATGGTTAATACTATAACTGTAGTTGGTGCAGGAAGCTGGGGAACTGCAGTTTCGTTGATGTTGGCGAAAAAGGGTTATGATATTAAATTATGGGTATATGAGACTGAAGTATATGAATATATTAAACTGAATCATGAAAATCATAGATATTTGCCTGGTGTTGTTTTACCTAAAAATATAATAGTTTCAAATCGGCTTGATAGTAGTACTTTGGATAGTGAAATAATAGTTTTAGCTGTTCCTTCCCATGTAATAAGATCTATCTGCAAACAGATTAAAAAGTATGTGACTCAGGATAAAATAATTGTAAACCTGGCGAAGGGTATAGAAACTGACACATTAATGAGAATGTCAGAAGTTATTAATCAAGAAATACCAAACTCTAAATTAGCTATAATATCTGGACCTAGTCATGCAGAAGAGGTTGCCAAAGATATCCCAACTGCTGTGGTAGTCTCGTCAGCAGATAAAGCTATCGCTGAATGCATACAAGATATTTTTATGTGTTCAAATTTCAGAGTTTATACCAACCCTGATATTGTAGGTGTTGAATTAGGCGGTTCTTTGAAGAATATAGTAGCGATAGGTGCAGGTATGTGTGACGGTCTA
The nucleotide sequence above comes from Clostridia bacterium. Encoded proteins:
- the dnaG gene encoding DNA primase, with translation MSSFIPKNLIEEIVSRTDIVQIVSEYLSLKRSGANYIALCPFHDEKTPSFSVSPDKQIYHCFGCGVGGNVINFIMNIEKLDFVEAVSLLAEKAGVNLYNAVSDDVQKGIVNERKILYEINKTAAEYFNKNLFSFHGKEAIDYLTRRGITKDTIEIFKIGYAIKEWQDLTDFLIKKGFKQKYVVKSGLAVPRKNRKGCYDRFRGRIIIPIFDHIGKIIGFGGRVLDHSLPKYLNTPETLVFDKGSMLFNINNAKSKLENGYIIIVEGYMDVISLYQEGIKNVVASLGTSLTQGQANLIKRYSNNIIIAYDGDVAGQKATLRGMDVLDEAGCNVSVINFPKGMDPDDYIKKMGHKKFYDLINTALPLIDYKLSVIQSRYNLDTVQGRSEYAADAANLINNIKSSIKKDAYIKKIQQQTGISSTAIYDYINRSNKKNIIGNNRYNKNGNQKDVFVSANLLAEKGILKAIIEDMDSFRYVSNILDYEQFSDENNRIIAEYIYKRYRSNEKVVPSVMISDLADNVSSDFITSIIEMDTTQFTDKIKFIDDCIKRVIEYDTNNEIRKIQEQIRLLEKQKGDVDKIEILLNRLMTLKQHQIDCRRLEGGKSIE
- the rpoD gene encoding RNA polymerase sigma factor RpoD, with translation MNNKELYKKSIKKLIELGKSKGSLTYDEIMDALEDIELEPEQIEKIYETLESMDIKMESEQEYEDRKEEDDNIELNVPEGVNIDDPVRMYLKEIGKVPLLTPEEEVELAKRMENGEEYAKRKLAEANLRLVVSIAKRYVGRGMLFLDLIQEGNLGLIKAVEKFDYRKGYKFSTYATWWIRQAITRAIADQARTIRIPVHMVETINKLIRVQRQLLQEYGREPTPEEIAVEMDLPVEKVREIKKIAQEPVSLETPIGEEEDSHLGDFIPDDDAPAPAEAAAFTLLKEQLIDVLDTLSEREEKVLRLRFGLDDGRARTLEEVGKEFNVTRERIRQIEAKALRKLRHPSRSKKLKDYLD
- a CDS encoding DUF512 domain-containing protein codes for the protein MNKRNYQVINEVVKGSVAEHTGIEKGDVLKSINGRPVIDVIDYQYQMYDEYISLEVIKKATKKCKTLNINKEIDQDLGLKFCNELMDDTIQCRNKCIFCFVDQLPKGLRNTLYVKDDDWRLSFLLGNYITLTNMDSRQLDRILNMRISPLYISVHSTDQDLRSRILRNKNARNINSMLKKISDAGIQFNTQIVLCAGINDRKSLDKTIFDLAGFYPQLRSIAVVPVGLTKYRENLTELRAFTKSESEQTIEQVEEWQSRFRGEFGTSLVFLSDEFYIMAHKKVPGYEHYEDFIQLENGVGMLARFKRQFELAVKKYNSTFNNVDSDRKINIVTSEAAVDFIKHLIKDIESYLNINVISIKNEFFGDTVNVAGLITGRDLLNQLQKNNIHGNILIPETMLNDDGRFLDDLDIDYISESLNSNVTAIPVDGMKFLESIIGTGITDKE
- the der gene encoding ribosome biogenesis GTPase Der translates to MSLAHVAIVGRPNVGKSTLFNRLAGENISIVDDQPGITRDRVYTEIEWLNNYFMLIDTGGLDFIKQDEIVSNIKRQAEIAIHEADVILFIVDGKSGVTSLDQEIALMLRKTKKPVILVCNKVDNIEMVSSIYEFYNLGLGEPIAISAAHGLGIGDLLDEIIKDIPRELDSSIDQDCIKIAVVGKPNAGKSSLINHILGEERLIVTDMPGTTRDAIDTRFETDDRKYIFIDTAGIRRKSRVLEDLERYSVVRSFRSIRRADVVLLVIDAVEGPTEQDAKIIGYAHEQGKAIIIIINKWDLIEKDDKTVYNYKERVYNTLSFVYYAPVLFISAKTGKRTGRILENVDFVFKQNSLRVSTGVLNEIISEAVALAEPPSDKGKKLKIFYSTQVSIRPPTFALFVNSKDLMHFSYMRYIENQIRNSFGFEGTPIRILIREKKKDR
- the plsY gene encoding glycerol-3-phosphate 1-O-acyltransferase PlsY yields the protein MNFIFLSIVGYLVGSISNAYIVGKMFKKVDIRQYGSGNAGATNVTRVMGFLPGFITLCADIVKGMIAAYIGGMFAGPLGAIICSTFSIIGHNWPVFFGFRGGKGVATSLGCLIIIDPFITLIVVCIGLLIMLITKYVSLGSIVSAASYPVIALLLKKDNLSIIFAFIVGLMIIIKHRSNINRLISGTEPKIGEKKIY
- a CDS encoding NAD(P)H-dependent glycerol-3-phosphate dehydrogenase yields the protein MVNTITVVGAGSWGTAVSLMLAKKGYDIKLWVYETEVYEYIKLNHENHRYLPGVVLPKNIIVSNRLDSSTLDSEIIVLAVPSHVIRSICKQIKKYVTQDKIIVNLAKGIETDTLMRMSEVINQEIPNSKLAIISGPSHAEEVAKDIPTAVVVSSADKAIAECIQDIFMCSNFRVYTNPDIVGVELGGSLKNIVAIGAGMCDGLGYGDNTRAALITRGIAEIARLGSLMGAHTRTFSGLSGIGDLIVTCNSMHSRNRRAGIKIAQGKSLKQMIEEIGMVVEGVKTTEAAYKLSKMYCVEMPITQEIYNVLFRSKKPEKSGVDLMMRNKKHEIEQLVFGESIEW